A genomic window from Nicotiana sylvestris chromosome 11, ASM39365v2, whole genome shotgun sequence includes:
- the LOC104227504 gene encoding probable 1-acyl-sn-glycerol-3-phosphate acyltransferase 4: MELSQVLASDEKAKHFPLTPFRILRGVICLAILLSTAFICLIYFAPIAAVLLRFFSTHYSRKVVSFLFGLWLGLWPFLFEKINETRVVFSGEHVPPQERVLLMANHRTEVDWMYLWDLALRKGCLGHIKYLLKKSLIRLPVFGWGFHVLEFIPLERKLEVDEPVIRQMVSTFTNPQDPLWLTLFPEGTDFTEQKCKSSQEFAIKNGLPVLKNVLLPKTKGFYACLEILRSSLDAVYDVTIAYKNQCPTLLDNVFGVDPSQVHIHIRRIPIEEIPASEKEAFAWLMETFQLKDQLLSNFIANGHFPNEGTEEELSTAKCLVNFTLVIAVSGILAFFTFYSFIWFKIYVGLSCLYLASAAYFNFRPQPLLGCTNEKPWCRKSS, translated from the exons ATGGAACTTAGCCAGGTTCTTGCCTCTGACGAGAAAGCAAAACATTTTCCTTTAACACCTTTCAGAATCCTCAGGGGTGTGATATGTTTAGCGATTCTTCTTTCAACCGCATTCATTTGCTTAATTTATTTCGCACCAATAGCAGCTGTTCTCTTGCGCTTCTTCAGCACACATTATAGTAGGAAAGTAGTGTCATTCCTCTTTGGTCTTTGGCTTGGATTGTGGCCGTTCTTGTTTGAAAAGATAAATGAAACCAGAGTGGTCTTTTCTGGAGAACATGTTCCACCACAAGAACGTGTTCTGCTGATGGCCAACCACAGAACAGAAGTTGATTGGATGTACTTGTGGGATCTTGCATTGCGGAAGGGATGCTTGGGTCACATCAAATATCTACTTAAGAAAAGTTTGATAAGATTGCCAGTCTTTGGATGGGGATTTCATGTGCTGGAGTTCATCCCACTCGAGAGAAAATTAGAAGTGGATGAACCAGTTATAAGACAGATGGTTTCGACTTTTACCAATCCTCAGGATCCACTTTGGCTGACCCTTTTCCCCGAGGGAACTGATTTCAC TGAGCAGAAGTGCAAAAGCAGCCAAGAGTTTGCTATCAAGAATGGATTACCTGTTCTAAAGAATGTACTGCTTCCTAAGACGAAAGGTTTTTATGCATGTTTGGAAATATTAAGGAGCTCCTTGGATGCAG TTTATGATGTGACTATCGCATATAAGAATCAGTGTCCAACTCTATTGGACAATGTTTTCGGCGTGGATCCTTCTCAAGTACACATTCATATCAGACGCATTCCCATAGAGGAGATTCCAGCATCCGAAAAGGAGGCATTTGCATGGTTGATGGAGACATTtcagttgaaggatcagttactcTCTAATTTTATTGCAAATGGTCATTTCCCTAATGAAGGAACCGAAGAAGAACTCTCTACAGCAAAATGCTTGGTCAATTTTACACTAGTAATTGCTGTTAGTGGAATACTTGCATTCTTTACATTTTATTCATTCATCTGGTTCAAAATATATGTAGGTTTGTCTTGTCTATACCTTGCTTCTGCTGCTTACTTCAATTTTAGACCACAACCTCTTCTTGGTTGTACTAATGAAAAGCCTTGGTGCAGAAAAAGTTCATAG